Within the Miscanthus floridulus cultivar M001 chromosome 17, ASM1932011v1, whole genome shotgun sequence genome, the region GCTTTTCTGGCTAGCTTCAAATTTGCTATAAAACATTCAATGAGGACAACAGCTAAGAACAGAGACAACGAGATTATAAAAGTAGAACTGAAATGCACCCATTCAGGCAAAGCACATCAACAAAAGTCcactgaagaagaagaagcagaggTAGATAAGCAGATTGAAAAGAAGACATTAGCCAAAAGGAACACCAGTGTCCAGGGAAAATCAGAGTGTCCTTGTATAATAACACTGAGGGAGGAACAGGCAGGAGGTCCATGGTTCATAATGCATCAAGATTTGGATCACAACCATGAACTATGACCTAGAGATCGGGACACACTGTTCTTAGGGCACAAATACATGACTGATATGGAGAAGGGGCTGATCAGGATGCTAAATGACAACAACATCTCGACAAGACAAATGGTGAGCATACTATCATACCTCAGAGGAGGACCCACAGCCCTAccaatgaagaagaaggacatcaaCAACTTCAGGACAAAAATCAACAGAGACATCAAGGCCTCAAACATGACAAAGGTGCTGGATTACTTTAGAAAGAGACAGACTAAAGATCCGTCCTTCTTCTACAAGCTAGACCTGGATGAAGAAAGGAGAGTCAGAAACCTATTTTTGGTAGACGGTTGCTCAATCGAGTATTACAAAGAGTATGGTGAATATATAAGCTTCGACACCACCTTCATGACAAACAAATACAACCTTCCCTTCTCTCCATTCGTGGGCATAACGGGGCACGCACAAAGTTGTTTGTTTAGCTGCGCCTTCCTGCATGATGAGACCATAGAAACTTTTCTGTGGGTCTTTGAAACATTCTTGGAAGCAATGGGAGGGAAGCACCCAGTGACGGTAATAAATGACCAAGACAAAGCGATGAAATCTGCAATTCAGCTAGTATTTAGCAATGCAACTCACAGAAACTGCCTATTCCATATCAAGAGCAAGTGTTACAACAGAAACACAAAGGTCTTCTCACAACATGAAGGCCTATATGAGGATTTTGAGGATATAATAAACAATAGCCTCACAATTGAAGAGTTTGAAACATTATGGGTGAAGATGATCGAAGACAAGAATCTACAGAATAACAAGTACATGACTAAAATGTGGCAAACGAGGCACAGGTTCATTCCTGTCTACTTCAAGCATGACTTCTTCCCATTCATCCAAACCACATCCAGAAGCGAGTCCATAAACTCGAGGATGAATGACAATGTTGGGCCAACATATAGCATGATGGGCTTCATACGAGAATATGACTGTGTCATTGAAGCAATCAACAAAAACGAGAGGCTAGAAGAAAGCTACAGCAACCAGAAAACACCTAAGGAATTCATTTTTGGGTACACAATTGAACAGCAAGCTACTGAGCTGTACAACCGGAACATATTCAGGAAGTTCCAGGTACAGCTGAAGGCAACAGCAAGGTTAAGCTACAAGGAGACTGAGGAAGGGAAAACTTTTGAGGTCTGGCCCAAGAGCA harbors:
- the LOC136515866 gene encoding protein FAR1-RELATED SEQUENCE 5-like yields the protein MTDMEKGLIRMLNDNNISTRQMVSILSYLRGGPTALPMKKKDINNFRTKINRDIKASNMTKVLDYFRKRQTKDPSFFYKLDLDEERRVRNLFLVDGCSIEYYKEYGEYISFDTTFMTNKYNLPFSPFVGITGHAQSCLFSCAFLHDETIETFLWVFETFLEAMGGKHPVTVINDQDKAMKSAIQLVFSNATHRNCLFHIKSKCYNRNTKVFSQHEGLYEDFEDIINNSLTIEEFETLWVKMIEDKNLQNNKYMTKMWQTRHRFIPVYFKHDFFPFIQTTSRSESINSRMNDNVGPTYSMMGFIREYDCVIEAINKNERLEESYSNQKTPKEFIFGYTIEQQATELYNRNIFRKFQVQLKATARLSYKETEEGKTFEVWPKSNQIHNVHRIRRYTV